The Geothrix sp. DNA segment ATCCAGGCCGAAGCCTACCTGCTGCCCGAGCCCGCCCAGACCGGCGGGGGCTCGCTCCAGCCCTTCCACCAGGCCGTGGAATCCTTCCTGGGCCGCAACTCCGACGCCTCCCGCCTGCTGAGCATGGACCAGATCCGCGAGCTGGCCCTGGGCAAGGCCATCGACACCGTGGCCGGGCTGGTGCCCGCCGAGGTGAAGCAGAAGCAGGAGATCCTCGATCAGCTGGAGATCGCCCCGCGCCTGGAGTCGCTCATGCGGCTGCTGGAGCTCGACGCCGCCCGCTCCGAGGTGGACCGCACCCTGGACGAGAAGACGCGCCAGCGCCTGGACCAGGACCACAAGCAGTACGTGCTGAACGAGAAGATGCGGGTCATCCAGCAGGAGCTGGGCAAGAAGGAGGAGAAGGACGAAGGCACGCGCCTGAAGGACCAGATCGAAGCCGCCGGCATGACCGTCGAGGCCAAGGCCAAGGCCCTGGAGGAGCTGGAGCGCCTGGAGGCCATGCCGCCCCAGAGTGCCGAGGCCACGGTCAGCCGCACCTACCTGGACTGGCTGCTCGCCCTGCCCTGGCAGGCCATGGCCGATGAGCGGCTCGACCTCACCGAGGCCGAGCGGGTGCTGGACGAGGACCACTCGGGCCTCGACAAGATCAAGGCCCGCATCCTCGAGCACCTGGCCGTCATGGCGCGGTTGCGCAACGAGCCGCTGAAGGAGGGCGAGACCGGCGACCGTGCCCCGCTCCGCGGCCCCATCCTCTGCCTCGTCGGCCCGCCGGGCGTGGGCAAGACGTCGCTGGCCCGCAGCATCGCCCGGGCCCTGAACCGGCCCTTCGTGCGGCTGTCCCTGGGCGGCGTGCGGGACGAGGCGGAGATCCGCGGCCACCGTCGCACCTACATCGGCTCCATGCCCGGCCGCATCATTTCGCTCATGAAGAAGGCCAAGGTCCGCAACCCGCTCATGCTGCTGGACGAGATCGACAAGATGGCCTCGGACTTCCGCGGCGATCCGAGTTCCGCCCTGCTTGAAGTGCTCGATCCCGAACAGAACGCGGCCTTCCAGGATCACTATCTGGACCTGGGCTTCGACCTCAGCCAGGTGCTGTTCCTGGCCACGGCCAACGTGCGCCACCAGATCCCCGAGCCCCTGGAGGACCGCCTGGAGGTGCTGGAGCTGTCCGGCTACACCACCAAAGAGAAGCTGGCCATCGCAGAGCAGCACCTGCTGCCCCGGGCCCTCGAAGGGCACGGCATGAAGGGCATGGGCGTGCACTTCGAGACCGCGGCCCTGGAGAAGCTCGTGCAGGCCTACACCCGCGAGGCTGGCGTGCGCCAGTTCGAGCGCGAGATCGCCAACATCCTCCGGAAGCTGGCACGGCACACGCTGCAGCCCGAGAAGGGCGAGCCCTTCGATCCCGTCATCACCGCCGAGCGGGTGCCCAAGCTGCTGGGACCCGAGAAGATCCTGGAGCACCGTGCCGAGGACACGGCCCCGCCGGGGCTGGTGAACGGCCTGGCCTGGACCCCCACGGGCGGCGACCTGCTCACCATCGAGGCCGCCGTGCTGCCGGGCAAGGGCGTGCTCAAGCTCACGGGCAAGCTGGGCGAGGTCATGCAGGAGAGCGCCAACCTGGCCCTGAGCTACGTCCGCGCCCGGGCCGAGCGCCTGGGCCTGAAGCGGGACTTCCTCGACACGG contains these protein-coding regions:
- the lon gene encoding endopeptidase La — its product is MAVPKTLTLPAIPIRDMVLFPGARVPFVVGRSASVRTLELAIKAGDHLLMLTQKDAKVETPGQDDLFAIGTLALVESVIALPKDYYKVGVKGIARVNLRRYDDSGEVIQAEAYLLPEPAQTGGGSLQPFHQAVESFLGRNSDASRLLSMDQIRELALGKAIDTVAGLVPAEVKQKQEILDQLEIAPRLESLMRLLELDAARSEVDRTLDEKTRQRLDQDHKQYVLNEKMRVIQQELGKKEEKDEGTRLKDQIEAAGMTVEAKAKALEELERLEAMPPQSAEATVSRTYLDWLLALPWQAMADERLDLTEAERVLDEDHSGLDKIKARILEHLAVMARLRNEPLKEGETGDRAPLRGPILCLVGPPGVGKTSLARSIARALNRPFVRLSLGGVRDEAEIRGHRRTYIGSMPGRIISLMKKAKVRNPLMLLDEIDKMASDFRGDPSSALLEVLDPEQNAAFQDHYLDLGFDLSQVLFLATANVRHQIPEPLEDRLEVLELSGYTTKEKLAIAEQHLLPRALEGHGMKGMGVHFETAALEKLVQAYTREAGVRQFEREIANILRKLARHTLQPEKGEPFDPVITAERVPKLLGPEKILEHRAEDTAPPGLVNGLAWTPTGGDLLTIEAAVLPGKGVLKLTGKLGEVMQESANLALSYVRARAERLGLKRDFLDTVDLHVHVPEGAIPKDGPSAGITLATALISVLTGIPARADLAMTGELTLRGRVLPIGGLKEKLLAAHRQGRKAVLIPSENARHLEEVPAEVREQLSIHLVSHMDEVIQLALTRMPEPLGPEVAGHPNPARENPATQ